A window of the Paenibacillus woosongensis genome harbors these coding sequences:
- a CDS encoding cellulase family glycosylhydrolase has protein sequence MRIQIRQSCRLLLTLVLMLGLLLPVGAPKGYAAPTVPFGQLKVQGNQLVGQSGQAVQLVGMSSHGLQWYGNFVNKSSLQWMRDNWGINVFRAAMYTAEDGYITDPSVKNKVKEAVQASIDLGLYVIIDWHILSDGNPNTYKTQSKAFFQEMATLYGNTPNVIYEIANEPNGNVSWADVKSYAEEVITAIRAIDPDGVVIVGSPTWSQDIHLAADNPVSHSNVMYALHFYSGTHGQFLRDRITYAMNKGAAIFVTEWGTSDASGNGGPYLPQSKEWIDFLNARKISWVNWSLADKVETSAALMPGASPTGGWTDAQLSESGKWVRDQIRQATGGGSGNPTAPTAPTNLSATAGNAQVSLTWNAVSGATSYTVKRATTSGGPYTNVATGVTATSYTNTGLTNGTTYYYVVSASNSAGSSANSAQASATPASGGASTGNLVVQYKVGDTSATDNQMKPSFNIKNNGTTPVNLSGLKLRYYFTKDGTADMNASIDWAQIGASNISAAFANFTGSNTDTYVELSFSAAAGSIPAGGQTGDIQLRMYKADWSNFNEANDYSYDGAKTAYADWNRVTLHQNGTLVWGTTP, from the coding sequence ATGCGGATTCAAATTCGGCAATCTTGCCGTTTGTTATTGACGCTGGTCTTGATGCTTGGCTTATTGTTGCCTGTGGGCGCTCCCAAAGGCTATGCCGCTCCGACTGTTCCTTTCGGCCAATTAAAAGTTCAGGGTAATCAATTGGTAGGACAGTCCGGGCAAGCTGTTCAACTGGTTGGCATGAGCTCACATGGATTGCAGTGGTATGGCAATTTCGTCAACAAATCGTCGTTACAATGGATGAGAGATAACTGGGGCATCAACGTCTTCCGTGCCGCTATGTATACGGCCGAAGATGGTTACATTACGGATCCTTCCGTCAAGAACAAGGTGAAGGAAGCGGTTCAGGCATCCATCGATCTGGGCTTGTACGTTATTATTGATTGGCATATCTTGTCTGATGGGAATCCGAATACGTACAAAACGCAATCGAAAGCGTTCTTCCAAGAGATGGCTACATTGTACGGCAACACCCCGAATGTAATCTATGAAATCGCGAACGAGCCCAACGGGAATGTGTCCTGGGCAGATGTCAAGTCGTATGCGGAAGAAGTGATCACGGCCATTCGGGCGATTGATCCCGACGGAGTGGTTATCGTTGGCAGTCCAACCTGGAGCCAGGATATTCATCTGGCGGCCGACAATCCGGTCTCACATAGCAACGTCATGTATGCGCTTCATTTCTATTCAGGCACGCATGGACAGTTTTTGAGAGACCGAATTACCTATGCGATGAACAAAGGAGCAGCGATCTTCGTTACCGAGTGGGGCACCAGTGACGCATCCGGGAACGGCGGGCCGTATTTGCCTCAGTCCAAAGAGTGGATCGATTTCTTGAATGCTCGCAAGATCAGCTGGGTGAACTGGTCGCTCGCTGATAAAGTAGAAACGTCTGCTGCTCTTATGCCAGGTGCATCGCCTACCGGCGGCTGGACCGATGCCCAATTGTCCGAATCGGGCAAATGGGTTCGCGATCAAATCCGGCAAGCAACTGGAGGCGGCAGCGGCAATCCAACTGCACCGACTGCCCCTACTAACCTCTCGGCAACAGCCGGCAACGCCCAGGTATCATTAACCTGGAACGCAGTTAGCGGGGCGACGAGCTACACTGTGAAGCGAGCAACGACGAGCGGTGGTCCGTACACGAATGTGGCGACCGGCGTCACGGCGACGAGCTACACGAACACCGGGCTGACGAATGGCACGACGTATTATTATGTCGTCAGCGCATCCAATAGCGCGGGGAGCAGCGCGAACTCCGCGCAAGCGAGCGCAACGCCGGCTAGCGGCGGCGCCAGTACGGGGAACCTTGTTGTCCAATACAAAGTTGGCGACACGAGCGCCACGGATAACCAAATGAAGCCTTCCTTTAACATCAAGAACAACGGTACAACCCCCGTTAACCTGAGCGGCCTCAAGCTTCGCTATTACTTCACAAAAGACGGTACCGCAGATATGAACGCATCGATCGACTGGGCGCAAATCGGCGCAAGCAATATTAGCGCGGCATTTGCTAACTTTACCGGGAGTAATACGGATACTTATGTTGAGCTAAGCTTTAGCGCAGCGGCAGGTTCGATCCCGGCAGGCGGACAAACGGGCGACATCCAACTGCGGATGTACAAAGCCGATTGGTCGAACTTCAACGAAGCAAACGACTATTCTTATGATGGGGCGAAAACCGCTTATGCGGATTGGAATCGTGTAACGCTGCATCAAAATGGAACTTTGGTATGGGGCACGACGCCTTAA
- a CDS encoding alpha/beta hydrolase, which translates to MKRLFTLVVLITLLVPSMSYAQSSTQNTSGAAAASSGGTVIPAPQGYDAYRHNIPRGNVQQISYYSTTVGKTRNAMVYTPPGYTTSKTYNVLYLLHGIGGDQYEWLNQMNPRNILDNLYADNKLEPMIVVFPNGRAMQDDRPIGDIFAPDKVAAFETFEFDLINDLVPYIDTHFPVYANAQHRALAGLSMGGGQSLNFGLKHLDKFSWIGAFSSAPNTKSASQLITNPSQTASKLNLLWLSCGASDNLLGVSQNFHNSLNSMNIPHMWYLDVGGHEGKVWSSGLYQFSQRIFK; encoded by the coding sequence ATGAAAAGACTTTTTACTCTCGTTGTGCTCATTACGCTGCTCGTCCCATCGATGTCCTATGCCCAATCTTCAACGCAAAATACAAGCGGTGCTGCCGCCGCATCTTCCGGTGGAACCGTAATCCCGGCACCCCAGGGATACGACGCTTACCGTCATAATATTCCTCGCGGAAATGTGCAGCAAATTTCCTATTATTCTACAACAGTAGGCAAAACACGGAATGCTATGGTTTATACTCCTCCGGGCTATACAACGTCGAAAACCTATAATGTCCTCTACTTGCTGCACGGCATTGGCGGGGATCAATATGAATGGCTCAATCAGATGAACCCTAGAAATATTTTAGACAACCTGTACGCCGATAACAAGCTGGAGCCGATGATTGTTGTGTTCCCGAACGGCCGCGCCATGCAGGATGATCGTCCAATCGGCGATATTTTTGCACCAGACAAGGTAGCTGCCTTCGAAACCTTCGAGTTTGATCTGATCAACGACCTCGTCCCTTACATTGACACTCATTTTCCGGTATATGCCAATGCCCAGCATCGAGCTTTGGCTGGTCTGTCGATGGGCGGCGGACAATCGCTGAACTTCGGGTTAAAGCATTTGGACAAATTCTCCTGGATTGGCGCATTTTCATCCGCCCCTAATACAAAATCGGCGTCGCAGCTCATCACCAACCCGTCCCAAACGGCCAGTAAACTAAATCTGCTATGGCTGTCTTGCGGCGCGTCGGACAATCTGCTGGGGGTAAGTCAAAACTTTCATAACAGCTTGAACTCCATGAATATTCCCCACATGTGGTATCTGGATGTCGGCGGGCATGAAGGTAAGGTGTGGAGCAGCGGGCTCTATCAATTCTCTCAGCGTATCTTCAAATAG
- a CDS encoding sulfurtransferase, whose protein sequence is MSNPLVSKKWLLARMYEPNMVIADCRFQLGAPEAGRAAYAKSHIPGAVYLDLESDLSAPAREHGGRHPLPDPDILAKRLSQAGINNDSIVVAYDDQGGMNASRLWLLLRWLGHDQVYVMDEGFSAWQQDGYPVTADQRVVIPSSFQPAVRNEWIADVDDVRSAIGSPDVLLVDSREAPRYLGQTEPIDAKAGHIPSAINAFWKNNLDAEGKWTSVEQRRAGLSEVIDALDAGREVIVYCGSGVSACPNIVALHSLGYSNVRLYAGSWSDWISYADNPVATGGE, encoded by the coding sequence ATGTCAAATCCACTCGTATCGAAAAAATGGCTTCTCGCCCGCATGTACGAACCCAATATGGTCATCGCCGATTGCCGGTTTCAACTCGGAGCCCCAGAGGCCGGCAGGGCGGCTTATGCAAAGTCCCATATTCCCGGCGCAGTCTACCTCGATTTGGAGAGCGACCTTTCCGCTCCCGCCCGCGAGCATGGGGGCCGGCATCCGCTGCCTGACCCGGACATTCTCGCGAAGCGCCTCAGCCAGGCCGGCATCAACAATGACAGTATCGTCGTTGCTTATGACGACCAGGGAGGCATGAACGCCTCCAGACTCTGGCTGCTGCTGCGCTGGCTCGGCCATGACCAGGTGTATGTCATGGATGAGGGATTCTCGGCATGGCAACAAGACGGCTACCCCGTCACTGCCGATCAGCGCGTGGTCATCCCTTCGTCCTTCCAGCCTGCGGTACGTAATGAATGGATCGCCGATGTGGACGATGTCCGCAGTGCGATCGGCAGTCCTGATGTGCTATTGGTCGATTCTCGCGAAGCCCCCCGGTATCTTGGGCAGACCGAGCCCATCGATGCCAAAGCAGGACATATCCCCAGCGCGATCAACGCTTTCTGGAAGAACAACCTGGACGCCGAAGGAAAATGGACGTCCGTAGAACAGCGCCGAGCCGGTTTATCCGAAGTGATTGATGCTCTAGATGCCGGACGCGAGGTTATCGTCTACTGCGGCTCCGGCGTTAGCGCTTGCCCGAACATCGTAGCGCTTCACTCGCTCGGCTATTCCAATGTTCGGTTGTATGCGGGAAGCTGGAGCGATTGGATTTCGTACGCGGATAACCCCGTTGCCACGGGCGGGGAGTGA
- a CDS encoding thymidine kinase yields MAQLFFKYGAMNSGKSIEILKVAHNYEEQNKPVMIFTSALDNRDEAGYISSRIGLRRPAIPIRDDTDIFGMVSRQEPRPYCVLVDECQFLNKYNIEQFVRIVDELDVPVMGFGLKNDFQNQLFEGSRLMLIYADKIEEMKTICWFCERKATMNLRVENGKPVYTGEQIQIGGNELYYPVCRKCHRNPPL; encoded by the coding sequence ATGGCACAGCTATTTTTTAAATACGGGGCGATGAACAGCGGCAAATCGATTGAGATTCTGAAGGTGGCGCATAATTACGAGGAACAGAACAAGCCGGTGATGATCTTCACTTCGGCACTTGATAACCGGGACGAGGCGGGCTATATTTCCTCACGCATTGGCCTCCGCAGGCCAGCGATCCCAATCAGGGACGATACCGACATCTTCGGCATGGTCAGCCGACAGGAACCCCGGCCCTATTGCGTACTCGTGGACGAGTGTCAATTTTTGAACAAGTACAACATCGAGCAGTTTGTCCGTATCGTGGATGAGTTGGATGTCCCGGTGATGGGCTTCGGCCTCAAGAACGATTTCCAGAATCAGTTGTTCGAGGGCAGCAGGCTCATGCTTATTTATGCGGATAAAATAGAAGAAATGAAGACGATCTGCTGGTTCTGCGAGCGCAAAGCCACGATGAACCTGCGCGTCGAGAACGGGAAACCCGTTTATACGGGAGAGCAAATTCAGATCGGCGGCAATGAATTGTATTATCCGGTATGCCGGAAATGTCACCGCAATCCTCCGTTATAG
- a CDS encoding ketoacyl-ACP synthase III: MTFVSKSRITAIGTYVPEGILTNKDLEKMVETSDEWIVQRTGIQKRHITNEHEFTSHLCIRAVEKLRDTYNKTLDDVDLILVATTTPDYSFPSVACRIQEHFGMAATGAVDLNATCAGFSYALHFANGLITAGLHKKVLVVAGETMSKITDYTDRSTCILFGDGAGAVLVERDDADSAGSFEAVVMGTQGSGGISVYRSGLSETMNGLPLEGRGRIVQNGQEVFKWAVRTVTAGIEELLGQADLSREEIDWFIPHSANLRMIESICEKANIPLGKTLQSVQLMGNTSSASIPLALQAGIDAGQLKTGDRLLIYGFGSGLTHAGLIVRWGVPAI, translated from the coding sequence TTGACGTTTGTATCCAAATCGAGGATTACCGCCATCGGCACCTATGTCCCAGAGGGGATTTTAACCAACAAGGATCTCGAGAAAATGGTCGAGACCAGCGATGAGTGGATCGTCCAGCGGACAGGAATCCAGAAACGGCATATCACTAATGAACATGAATTTACCTCCCATCTCTGTATCCGGGCTGTCGAGAAGCTGCGCGATACTTACAACAAAACGTTGGACGACGTCGACCTGATTCTCGTGGCCACGACGACACCCGATTACTCTTTTCCCAGCGTCGCGTGCCGAATTCAGGAGCACTTCGGCATGGCCGCCACCGGAGCGGTTGATCTTAATGCGACATGCGCGGGCTTCTCCTATGCCCTTCATTTCGCCAATGGCCTGATCACGGCAGGGCTGCATAAGAAGGTGCTGGTCGTCGCTGGCGAGACCATGAGCAAAATTACGGATTACACGGATCGCAGCACATGTATCTTGTTTGGCGACGGCGCAGGAGCAGTTCTCGTTGAGCGCGACGATGCGGATTCTGCTGGCAGCTTTGAAGCCGTCGTCATGGGGACGCAGGGCAGCGGGGGAATCAGCGTATATCGTTCCGGACTCTCTGAGACGATGAACGGCCTGCCTTTGGAAGGCCGTGGAAGGATAGTCCAGAACGGGCAAGAAGTGTTCAAATGGGCCGTACGCACCGTAACCGCCGGCATTGAGGAGCTGCTGGGGCAAGCTGATCTAAGCCGGGAGGAAATCGATTGGTTCATCCCGCACAGTGCCAATTTGCGCATGATTGAGTCCATCTGTGAGAAAGCGAATATTCCCCTGGGCAAAACACTGCAAAGCGTGCAGCTTATGGGCAATACCTCTTCTGCCTCCATCCCGCTCGCCCTGCAGGCGGGAATCGACGCCGGCCAATTGAAGACCGGGGACCGGCTGCTCATTTACGGCTTCGGCAGCGGCCTGACTCATGCCGGACTCATTGTGCGCTGGGGCGTGCCCGCTATATAA
- a CDS encoding DNA topoisomerase III, producing MKTLVLAEKPSVAREIARVMGCRDKHKSHLEGPKYVVTWALGHLVGLAEPEDYDAKFRTWALEDLPILPDKMKLKVLRESSHQFKAVQQLMRRQDIQSLIIATDAAREGELLARWIMDMAKWNKPFQRLWISSQTDKAIKEGFASLKPGNQYDRLYQSARCRAEADWMIGLNVTRALTTKFGSPLSAGRVQTPTLGMIMQREREILSFRSEEYSTLRADLGSFEAVWRGANNDSRIFDPEKVKQLQGKLDGRSGKIVKLKKSEKNVPHPLAYDLTELQRDANRLLGFSAKQTSNVLQRLYEQHKLVTYPRTDSRYLTSDMQDTLKERLTSVAVGPYAPLARALLRKPLPLSKRIIDDSKVTDHHAIIPTEQTVLLNTLTTEERKLYDLIVRRFISLFYPAARFDQVAVTLEVAGETLHAKGTTMKDSGWRAVYDGQAVDEDEEDEDSLEGSGTLLPELKEGESVTVKRCRIQGGRTLPPKRYSEAALLTQMEKHGLGTPATRADIIEKLVSSDTIERQGNLLHPTGKGKQLIELAPSDLRSPDLTAKWEAELERIARGQGKPGPFLEGIRDMAQGLVSGVKNSEATYKPHNVSNSHCPDCGTRLLEKKTGRGLMLVCPSEDCGYRRSGEKRLSNRRCPQCHKKMELKEGKAGRYVQCLPCGITETLGNNDPKRMNKREEKRLVSQYTKKQESIGSNLGELLKAAMENKNK from the coding sequence ATGAAAACATTAGTATTGGCGGAGAAGCCGTCCGTAGCGCGGGAAATTGCGCGAGTGATGGGCTGCCGCGATAAGCATAAGAGCCATTTGGAAGGACCGAAATACGTCGTGACCTGGGCGCTGGGCCATTTGGTCGGGTTAGCCGAGCCGGAGGATTATGACGCCAAATTTCGAACCTGGGCCTTGGAGGATCTGCCGATTTTGCCTGACAAAATGAAGCTGAAGGTGCTGCGGGAGAGCAGCCATCAGTTTAAGGCGGTGCAGCAGCTGATGAGAAGACAGGATATCCAATCCCTGATCATTGCGACGGATGCTGCGCGCGAAGGGGAACTGCTCGCCAGATGGATCATGGACATGGCCAAATGGAACAAGCCGTTTCAGCGGCTGTGGATTTCTTCGCAGACCGATAAAGCGATCAAGGAAGGCTTTGCGTCGCTTAAGCCGGGAAATCAATACGATCGGCTGTATCAGTCGGCAAGATGCCGGGCGGAAGCAGACTGGATGATCGGACTGAACGTGACCCGGGCGCTTACGACCAAATTCGGGTCACCGCTATCCGCGGGACGGGTGCAGACGCCGACGCTGGGTATGATTATGCAGCGGGAAAGGGAGATCCTCTCCTTCCGCTCGGAGGAATACAGCACGCTGCGCGCCGACCTGGGCTCGTTCGAAGCGGTATGGCGGGGGGCGAATAACGATTCCCGGATTTTTGATCCGGAGAAGGTGAAGCAGCTTCAAGGGAAGCTCGATGGCCGCAGCGGTAAAATCGTAAAGCTGAAAAAGAGCGAGAAGAACGTTCCGCATCCTTTGGCTTATGATTTGACAGAGCTGCAGCGGGATGCAAACCGCCTGCTCGGGTTTTCCGCCAAGCAGACGTCCAATGTACTGCAGCGGCTGTACGAGCAGCATAAGCTCGTGACTTATCCGCGAACGGACTCGCGTTATTTGACGTCCGACATGCAGGATACGCTCAAGGAGAGACTGACGAGCGTGGCCGTCGGCCCATACGCTCCGCTGGCCAGAGCGCTGCTGCGCAAGCCGCTTCCTTTGAGCAAACGGATCATCGATGACAGCAAGGTCACCGATCATCACGCGATCATTCCGACGGAGCAGACGGTGCTGTTAAATACGCTTACTACAGAGGAGCGCAAATTGTACGATCTCATCGTAAGACGGTTCATCAGCCTGTTCTATCCGGCGGCCCGCTTCGATCAGGTCGCCGTTACTTTGGAGGTGGCCGGGGAGACTCTGCATGCCAAAGGCACGACGATGAAGGACAGCGGCTGGCGGGCCGTCTATGACGGTCAGGCGGTTGACGAAGACGAGGAGGACGAGGATTCGCTGGAAGGCAGCGGCACGCTGCTTCCGGAGCTGAAGGAAGGCGAGAGTGTAACCGTGAAGCGCTGCCGTATTCAGGGCGGCCGCACACTGCCGCCGAAGCGGTACAGCGAAGCGGCTTTGCTCACGCAAATGGAGAAGCACGGTCTAGGCACGCCGGCGACCCGCGCGGATATTATCGAGAAGCTGGTCAGCTCGGATACGATTGAGCGGCAGGGCAACCTGCTGCATCCGACCGGCAAGGGCAAGCAGTTGATCGAGCTGGCCCCGAGCGATCTGCGCTCGCCGGACCTGACGGCGAAATGGGAGGCCGAGCTGGAGCGAATTGCTCGCGGGCAGGGCAAGCCAGGTCCGTTCCTGGAGGGAATCCGGGACATGGCCCAAGGGCTCGTATCCGGCGTGAAGAACAGCGAGGCGACCTACAAGCCGCATAACGTCTCCAACAGCCATTGCCCGGATTGCGGAACCCGCCTTCTGGAGAAGAAGACGGGGCGCGGGCTGATGCTCGTCTGCCCAAGCGAGGATTGCGGCTACCGCCGTTCTGGCGAGAAGCGTCTGTCCAACCGCCGTTGTCCACAGTGCCATAAGAAAATGGAATTGAAGGAGGGCAAAGCGGGGCGCTATGTTCAATGTCTGCCTTGCGGCATTACGGAAACGCTAGGCAATAATGATCCTAAACGCATGAACAAGCGGGAGGAGAAGCGGCTCGTAAGCCAGTACACGAAGAAGCAGGAATCCATCGGCTCCAACCTGGGAGAACTGCTGAAGGCGGCCATGGAGAACAAGAACAAGTAA
- a CDS encoding DUF1294 domain-containing protein produces MRSGLLLWFLVINVVSYLVMADDKRRARQRRDRIPERTLFLLAAIGGSLGVLTAMNVKRHKTKHASFRVGIPLLLLLNAVLLGYFLF; encoded by the coding sequence ATGAGATCCGGGCTGCTGCTCTGGTTTCTTGTCATTAATGTAGTTTCGTACCTGGTGATGGCCGACGATAAACGCCGTGCCCGTCAGAGGCGCGATCGGATTCCTGAGCGGACATTGTTTCTCTTGGCAGCCATCGGGGGTTCGCTCGGTGTGCTGACGGCCATGAACGTGAAGCGGCACAAAACGAAGCATGCCAGCTTCCGGGTCGGCATTCCGCTGTTGCTGTTGCTGAATGCGGTGCTGCTGGGTTATTTTTTATTCTAA
- a CDS encoding universal stress protein codes for MLFNKIVAAYDGSKAATKALDKAIELVKLSPEATLEVLHVFDFPRFYVAEGYAPVPASVNQDFYELAEKTAEEARNRLQAAGVKGKVELIQGAPAEVILDYVKKHNNDLIIIGSRGLGGIREFVLGSVSHNVVQHAQVPVMVVK; via the coding sequence ATGTTATTTAACAAAATCGTTGCAGCTTATGATGGTTCGAAGGCGGCTACCAAGGCGCTGGATAAAGCGATTGAACTGGTGAAATTATCGCCGGAGGCCACCCTTGAAGTACTGCATGTGTTTGATTTTCCGCGTTTCTACGTTGCGGAGGGCTACGCTCCCGTACCTGCTTCTGTGAACCAGGATTTCTATGAACTGGCGGAGAAGACGGCGGAGGAAGCAAGGAACCGCCTGCAAGCCGCAGGCGTGAAGGGCAAGGTTGAATTAATTCAGGGAGCACCGGCTGAAGTTATTCTGGATTACGTGAAGAAGCATAATAACGACCTTATCATCATCGGCAGCCGCGGCCTCGGAGGAATCCGCGAATTCGTGCTTGGCAGCGTCAGCCATAATGTTGTTCAGCATGCCCAGGTGCCTGTGATGGTGGTTAAATAA